Proteins encoded within one genomic window of Sinorhizobium sp. B11:
- a CDS encoding ABC transporter permease, giving the protein MTRTIAFGFWVTLALVLAFITLPLVVVVAASLSPTAAVTFRPWDWTPIWYGGLFDERWVQPFLLSVRIAVLVAAISGALGTLAALALVYERVAGSSVIMAALLSPLSVPQIVKGVAIVLFLSIIGLQNLLGTPALIAAHVVLALPFVMRMAVGALVNFDDNLDRAAQILGASRAQRLFYVVLPLIKPGVLSGVTFAFIISFNNIPLSVFLVRPGDTTLPIAVINHLEYSLDPIMAAVNVASMVFILVVILAFEKLGGFSAQLHGGSK; this is encoded by the coding sequence ATGACCAGGACAATCGCATTTGGCTTCTGGGTCACGCTGGCACTGGTGCTGGCCTTCATCACGCTTCCGCTCGTTGTCGTCGTCGCGGCGTCGCTGAGCCCGACCGCAGCCGTGACCTTTCGGCCATGGGACTGGACGCCGATCTGGTATGGCGGCCTTTTCGACGAGCGCTGGGTGCAGCCTTTCCTGTTGAGCGTCAGGATCGCCGTGCTCGTCGCAGCCATCAGCGGGGCGCTTGGAACCCTCGCAGCCCTCGCCCTCGTCTATGAGCGGGTTGCGGGCTCGAGCGTCATCATGGCAGCGCTGCTGTCGCCCCTTTCGGTTCCACAGATCGTCAAGGGCGTGGCAATCGTCCTGTTCCTGTCGATCATCGGCCTGCAGAACCTCCTCGGCACGCCGGCCCTGATTGCAGCCCATGTCGTACTCGCGCTGCCCTTCGTGATGCGGATGGCGGTTGGCGCGCTCGTAAACTTCGACGACAATCTCGATCGGGCGGCACAAATCCTAGGCGCCAGCAGGGCCCAGCGGCTGTTTTATGTCGTCCTGCCCCTGATCAAGCCGGGTGTGTTGTCGGGCGTGACCTTCGCCTTCATCATCTCGTTCAACAACATTCCGCTGTCGGTCTTCCTGGTGCGCCCCGGAGACACGACGCTGCCGATCGCCGTCATCAATCACCTTGAATACAGCCTCGATCCGATCATGGCGGCCGTCAACGTCGCTTCGATGGTCTTTATTCTCGTGGTGATCCTGGCTTTCGAAAAACTTGGCGGCTTTTCGGCGCAGCTTCATGGAGGAAGCAAATGA
- a CDS encoding ABC transporter ATP-binding protein, with product MSEFDIELQQVRKSFGQVLVVRDIDLQIPKGEFVSILGPSGCGKTTTLNMIAGFSMPSRGDIRIRGRSQTKVPPEKRNLGLVFQNYALFPHMTVAENVGFGLRMRGVARPEMTVIVESALRSVHLEGFSDRYPKELSGGQQQRVALARAIAPQPSVLLLDEPLSNLDLKLREAMRAELKEIHERLGMTFVYVTHDQEEAMAMSDRIVVMEGGTIAQQGVPGDIYRHPASRFVAEFIGQSNILPVSAYSRSAAGFKLSIEGGPVILAGAGADSPASVSFCSIRPQNVRLVGVDDVPPGMNRLEATLRRVTDFGAHQELEVVIGLGHRLVLQHPPIAAEHALAPGHMVTLAVNPSDVRLLAV from the coding sequence ATGAGCGAATTCGATATCGAACTGCAGCAGGTGAGAAAGTCCTTCGGTCAGGTTTTGGTGGTCCGGGATATCGACCTCCAGATCCCCAAGGGCGAATTCGTCAGTATTCTCGGCCCCTCCGGCTGCGGCAAGACAACGACCCTGAACATGATCGCCGGCTTCAGCATGCCCAGTCGCGGCGATATCCGCATCCGAGGACGCAGCCAGACGAAGGTGCCGCCGGAAAAGCGCAATCTTGGCCTGGTGTTCCAGAACTACGCTCTCTTTCCCCACATGACCGTCGCCGAAAATGTCGGCTTCGGACTGCGCATGCGTGGCGTCGCCCGTCCCGAGATGACGGTCATTGTCGAGAGCGCGCTTCGCAGTGTCCATCTCGAGGGTTTTTCCGACCGCTATCCCAAGGAGCTCTCCGGCGGCCAGCAGCAACGTGTTGCGCTCGCCCGGGCGATCGCGCCCCAGCCCTCGGTGCTGTTGCTCGACGAGCCCCTGTCCAATCTCGACCTCAAGCTGAGAGAGGCCATGCGCGCTGAACTCAAGGAGATCCACGAAAGGCTCGGCATGACATTCGTCTATGTGACGCACGACCAGGAGGAGGCCATGGCCATGTCCGATCGTATCGTCGTCATGGAGGGGGGAACGATCGCGCAGCAGGGGGTACCGGGCGACATCTACCGCCACCCGGCTTCACGCTTCGTTGCCGAATTCATCGGGCAGTCGAACATCCTGCCGGTATCGGCCTATTCCCGGTCTGCGGCGGGCTTCAAACTCTCGATCGAAGGTGGTCCCGTCATCCTCGCCGGCGCGGGCGCTGACAGTCCCGCCTCTGTCAGCTTCTGCTCGATAAGACCTCAGAATGTGAGGCTGGTCGGCGTCGACGACGTGCCGCCCGGCATGAACCGGCTCGAAGCCACGTTGCGGCGGGTGACGGACTTCGGCGCCCATCAGGAACTGGAGGTCGTCATCGGCCTTGGGCACCGGCTGGTCCTGCAGCATCCCCCGATCGCCGCCGAACACGCTCTGGCACCTGGTCACATGGTGACGCTCGCCGTCAATCCTTCCGATGTGCGCCTCCTGGCAGTCTGA
- a CDS encoding conjugal transfer protein TraH, whose protein sequence is MDASLIAQCADPTLTPAVVEHFLAAAGSADPLAVTVMAGDRLLVLPKPADTGQAMSLVRQYAGHAVVRVGVTQMPAGLGERQAEDIDADLFDPCQNLKRGSGLFSHVMRVVAAWYGNPQGGEASRLIFEDAVLSWKSGYFEGSKVFEGAKAAEQAPAKTLALDEEASRQPAPALSPTDDPMREGDIRGAVMRVDLSRLDEKR, encoded by the coding sequence ATGGACGCAAGCCTGATTGCGCAATGTGCCGACCCCACCTTGACACCTGCCGTCGTCGAGCATTTTCTGGCGGCAGCAGGATCTGCGGATCCGCTCGCCGTCACGGTGATGGCCGGAGACCGGCTGCTGGTACTGCCAAAGCCGGCCGATACCGGCCAGGCGATGTCCCTGGTGCGCCAGTATGCCGGTCACGCCGTCGTCAGGGTCGGTGTAACGCAGATGCCGGCCGGACTGGGCGAGAGGCAGGCCGAAGACATCGATGCGGATCTTTTCGACCCGTGCCAGAACCTGAAGCGCGGCTCGGGCCTTTTCAGCCATGTGATGCGCGTCGTTGCGGCATGGTATGGCAATCCGCAAGGCGGGGAAGCGTCCCGGTTGATCTTCGAGGACGCGGTGCTTTCGTGGAAATCCGGATATTTCGAGGGTTCGAAGGTTTTCGAGGGCGCCAAAGCAGCCGAGCAGGCACCGGCAAAAACACTCGCTCTCGACGAGGAGGCCAGCCGCCAACCGGCCCCTGCCCTGTCGCCGACAGATGATCCTATGCGTGAGGGCGACATTCGTGGCGCGGTCATGCGTGTGGACCTGTCGAGGCTTGACGAGAAACGCTAG
- a CDS encoding conjugal transfer protein TraB produces MRPNRKGPLRPRVEPLRFPLLVVTSVAAGWIGWCGAVDMLPATMAFPAIWSLCRDRRQAGAVSCLYFLSASRGLPQGVATYYATDLWPGLFLWLAASIVFVGVHMLSWTQASGWRRACRYLFATTLMMVPPFGISGWASPLTAAGVLFAGWGLAGLVAGAAGLAVLATRFRPLGAIVLAGAWLWSASTWKDRPVPFGWQGIDLQLGSALGRDLSLPLQRHLIATVGKAQAGGSSVVVLPEGALGFWTPAVDHLWQNALADWNVTVLAGASLADASGYDNVVVSIGKAESRVVYRQRMPVPIAMWAPWRGWMGESGGARAHMLGKAEQTVAGQRVTILICYEQLLIWPILQSMWSDPDLVVAIGNGWWTSGTSIVAVQRATIFAWARLFGKPAIFSFNT; encoded by the coding sequence ATGCGCCCTAACCGAAAGGGCCCCTTGCGCCCGCGCGTGGAACCGCTGCGCTTTCCCCTACTCGTCGTCACCTCTGTCGCGGCGGGCTGGATCGGCTGGTGCGGTGCCGTCGACATGCTTCCTGCGACCATGGCGTTTCCGGCAATCTGGTCACTCTGCCGCGACCGCCGGCAGGCCGGGGCCGTATCCTGCTTATATTTCCTTTCGGCGTCGCGCGGCCTGCCGCAAGGCGTGGCAACATATTACGCAACCGACCTCTGGCCGGGGCTTTTCCTGTGGCTTGCAGCCTCGATCGTCTTTGTCGGCGTCCACATGCTCTCCTGGACGCAGGCGTCAGGATGGAGGAGAGCCTGCCGCTACCTTTTCGCCACCACCCTCATGATGGTCCCGCCCTTCGGGATCAGCGGCTGGGCGAGCCCCTTGACCGCGGCCGGAGTTCTCTTTGCAGGCTGGGGCCTTGCGGGACTGGTGGCCGGCGCTGCCGGTCTTGCGGTTCTTGCGACGCGTTTTCGCCCGCTCGGCGCGATCGTGCTTGCCGGTGCCTGGCTCTGGTCGGCCTCGACCTGGAAGGACAGGCCGGTACCGTTTGGCTGGCAGGGCATCGACCTGCAATTGGGATCTGCCCTTGGCCGCGACCTCTCTCTGCCGTTGCAGCGGCATCTCATCGCGACGGTTGGCAAGGCGCAGGCTGGCGGCAGCAGCGTCGTCGTCCTGCCGGAAGGCGCGCTGGGCTTCTGGACGCCGGCCGTCGATCACCTGTGGCAAAACGCGCTTGCCGATTGGAACGTCACCGTCCTTGCCGGTGCCTCCCTCGCCGACGCATCAGGCTACGACAATGTCGTCGTCAGCATCGGCAAGGCCGAAAGCCGCGTTGTCTACCGCCAGCGCATGCCGGTGCCGATCGCAATGTGGGCACCCTGGCGAGGCTGGATGGGAGAAAGCGGCGGCGCCCGTGCACATATGCTTGGGAAGGCCGAGCAGACGGTCGCCGGTCAACGCGTGACAATCCTGATCTGCTACGAACAGCTGCTGATCTGGCCGATCCTGCAGTCCATGTGGTCCGACCCCGATCTGGTGGTGGCGATCGGAAACGGCTGGTGGACGTCGGGTACGTCGATCGTTGCAGTCCAGCGCGCCACCATCTTTGCCTGGGCAAGGCTCTTCGGCAAGCCGGCCATCTTTTCCTTCAACACATGA
- a CDS encoding autoinducer binding domain-containing protein, with protein MEIWFDRLTEGLSLARDEDSATSVLARLTAEAGFTLYSYLVLRADHATAISNYPSEWQRRYLERCYAHVDPAIRVARAGMKAFRWSSRTFDGAKEQRRFMAEAVEFGIRSGLTIPVRTGYGGLALFTLASGEGDAGQLPGLDPVIAAATIAQLHVRLSMLKLHPTTRPDIRLKLEELCCLRWSAEGKSMEAIAVIENMAYANVVFHLRNAKAALGATTLPQATALAKEFGLI; from the coding sequence ATGGAAATCTGGTTCGACAGGTTGACGGAAGGGCTTTCTCTTGCCCGCGACGAAGACAGTGCCACCTCGGTCCTGGCGAGGCTGACCGCCGAGGCGGGCTTTACCTTATATTCCTATCTTGTCCTTCGTGCCGATCATGCGACGGCAATTTCCAACTATCCTTCCGAATGGCAGCGGCGATATCTCGAGCGATGTTACGCCCATGTCGATCCGGCGATCCGCGTCGCCAGAGCAGGGATGAAAGCCTTCCGGTGGTCGAGCAGGACCTTCGACGGCGCGAAAGAGCAGCGCCGGTTCATGGCCGAGGCGGTCGAGTTCGGGATCCGCTCCGGCCTCACCATCCCGGTGCGTACCGGCTATGGCGGTCTTGCATTGTTTACACTGGCTTCAGGCGAAGGCGACGCCGGCCAGCTACCTGGCCTCGATCCCGTCATCGCCGCCGCAACGATCGCGCAGCTCCACGTCCGCCTCAGCATGCTCAAGCTTCACCCTACCACCAGGCCCGATATCAGGCTGAAGCTCGAAGAGCTTTGCTGTCTGCGCTGGTCGGCGGAGGGCAAGTCGATGGAAGCGATCGCCGTCATCGAGAACATGGCCTACGCCAATGTCGTCTTCCATCTTCGAAACGCCAAGGCAGCACTCGGGGCGACCACGTTGCCGCAGGCAACGGCGCTCGCCAAGGAATTCGGTTTGATCTGA
- a CDS encoding ABC transporter permease, whose translation MLLAPSCLLLTVFFALPMGVMIGMSFLDSRSLTPTFGNYERFFVDGLSLAGFARTAVMSALVAIAVTLLGYPVAYFLARSRSRWRTLVFALALTPELAGVVLRTYGWLIILEDRGFINDVLIHVGLIAAPLPLSKSLFAVVVGLTHVVLPFGILSLMTSIQGIDVNLERAAQMLGASRASVMRHIVLPLSVPGIVSSLLISFTMAASAYATPALLGGARFKVLATMISEQVLFYIDWPFASVMAIALLAMMLTASLAGLGFEARLKKRRSQREGNGK comes from the coding sequence ATGCTGCTGGCGCCCTCCTGTCTCCTGCTGACGGTCTTCTTTGCCCTTCCAATGGGCGTGATGATCGGCATGAGCTTTCTCGACAGCCGTTCGCTGACGCCAACATTTGGAAACTACGAGCGCTTCTTCGTTGATGGCCTGTCTCTCGCCGGATTTGCCCGCACAGCCGTCATGTCCGCCCTGGTTGCCATCGCCGTTACGCTTCTCGGTTATCCCGTGGCCTATTTCCTCGCCCGTTCGCGATCACGCTGGCGCACGCTCGTTTTTGCCCTGGCGCTGACGCCCGAACTCGCCGGCGTCGTCCTGCGCACCTATGGCTGGCTGATCATTCTGGAAGATCGCGGCTTCATCAATGATGTCCTGATCCATGTCGGCCTGATAGCGGCGCCTCTTCCCCTGTCGAAAAGCCTGTTTGCCGTCGTCGTCGGGCTCACCCATGTCGTGCTGCCTTTCGGCATCCTGTCGCTGATGACAAGCATCCAGGGCATCGACGTCAACCTGGAACGGGCAGCGCAGATGCTGGGCGCCTCCAGGGCCTCCGTCATGCGCCATATCGTCCTGCCGCTGTCGGTACCCGGCATCGTCAGCTCGCTGCTGATCAGTTTCACCATGGCGGCCAGCGCCTATGCGACGCCGGCTCTGCTTGGCGGCGCGCGTTTCAAGGTCCTGGCGACGATGATCTCCGAACAGGTCCTGTTCTACATCGACTGGCCGTTTGCCAGCGTCATGGCGATCGCATTGCTGGCGATGATGCTCACCGCCTCGCTTGCCGGGCTCGGCTTTGAGGCGCGCCTCAAAAAACGCCGGTCACAACGAGAAGGAAATGGGAAATGA
- a CDS encoding ABC transporter substrate-binding protein — MQPLAIFYAALAICLPELANAETLVVNSYGGPYEAIIRQAIIEPFERKTGIDVVYDAVGSASQDYAKIKASDGHPGFDVVVMTASQSLQGCRDGLLDKLDVSEIPNLGSLTRSLQNAAGPCGAVHEVQYMSLLYRTDKLAAAPTSWADLLAPDLKKKVVLPTFQNIMAVYLLEMMSVTEGGGLIDNIDPGFAAMAKLSRQSIGFEQSSAILESYIKDATVWAMPFWNGRAQLLVDEGLPVDYVRPKEGTIPLLATLNIPAGSEHKAAARSFIDFFLEKTSQEAWVAGYKVGSARMDIEVPEALRSRQVTTPEAMRSLRLPDLTVLGDRLAEWGQRWERDVVSQAR, encoded by the coding sequence ATCCAGCCCTTAGCCATTTTCTATGCAGCCCTGGCGATCTGCCTGCCTGAGCTTGCCAATGCCGAGACACTTGTCGTCAACAGTTATGGCGGCCCCTACGAAGCGATCATCCGGCAGGCCATCATCGAGCCCTTCGAACGCAAGACGGGTATCGATGTCGTCTACGATGCTGTCGGCTCGGCTTCCCAGGACTACGCCAAGATCAAGGCGAGCGATGGACATCCGGGTTTCGATGTCGTCGTCATGACGGCCTCCCAGTCGCTGCAGGGCTGCCGCGACGGTTTGCTGGACAAGCTGGACGTCTCCGAGATCCCCAATCTCGGGTCGCTCACGCGAAGCCTCCAGAACGCCGCCGGCCCCTGCGGCGCCGTGCATGAAGTCCAGTACATGTCGCTCCTCTACAGGACCGACAAATTGGCCGCTGCGCCGACGTCCTGGGCGGATCTCCTTGCGCCCGATCTCAAAAAAAAGGTGGTTCTGCCGACCTTCCAGAACATCATGGCCGTCTATCTCCTGGAGATGATGTCCGTCACCGAGGGCGGTGGCCTCATCGACAATATCGATCCCGGTTTTGCGGCAATGGCCAAGCTTTCCCGGCAGTCGATCGGCTTCGAGCAGTCTTCCGCCATTCTCGAAAGCTACATCAAGGACGCAACCGTCTGGGCAATGCCGTTCTGGAACGGCCGCGCCCAGCTGCTGGTGGACGAGGGCCTGCCGGTCGACTATGTCCGACCGAAGGAAGGGACGATCCCGCTTCTGGCAACATTGAACATTCCCGCCGGCTCCGAACACAAGGCAGCGGCGAGGTCCTTCATCGATTTCTTTCTCGAAAAGACCAGCCAGGAAGCCTGGGTGGCCGGCTACAAGGTCGGCAGCGCCCGCATGGATATCGAGGTCCCCGAGGCACTGCGTAGCCGCCAGGTCACAACCCCCGAGGCCATGAGATCGCTGCGGCTGCCGGATCTGACGGTGCTGGGCGACAGGCTTGCCGAATGGGGGCAACGATGGGAGCGGGACGTCGTCTCGCAGGCCCGGTGA